From the Dunckerocampus dactyliophorus isolate RoL2022-P2 chromosome 12, RoL_Ddac_1.1, whole genome shotgun sequence genome, one window contains:
- the LOC129191471 gene encoding uncharacterized protein LOC129191471: protein MPPPNHHTPWTSHVPRGSSNRHQNSRIRAPRDTHTTMVAQGAAPQRPQENWAPHRMENGRAHEALQAKSGKEGPRSEHHTTGPTRGTIPRWIPGHAPPPAPPPTKLQTGHRATHPLTRQGGHPGAKQTPESLGTKTSQTPSQTPSSGGRPPAPSPNRQYPNKAKTPPKNSHPTQTPKTLPPPRQTRPALHRTPPTTSQLPRKGKSHRHFGHPTSQNPRGLGPTPKPACSNAPAQPPEQLTKQICCYPPRGTAMRVGQQKFPTHTTLPSLVDNYIEAAEQKRRGWPHAPHQMIPHGSRAGGPGRTPPPEAGETEGEPVQLACF from the exons ATGCCACCCCCAAACCACCACACACCATGGACCAGCCACGTGCCCCGAGGCAGCTCCAACCGTCACCAAAACAGCAGGATCCGCGCCCCACgtgacacacacaccaccatGGTAGCCCAAGGAGCCGCACCACAGCGACCCCAAGAGAACTGGGCCCCGCACAGAATGGAGAACGGCCGCGCCCATGAAGCATTGCAAGCCAAAAGCGGCAAGGAGGGGCCGAGGAGCGAGCACCACACGACAGGACCCACGAGAGGAACGATACCCCGCTGGATACCAGGGCACGCACCCCCGCCAGCCCCACCTCCCACCAAGCTGCAGACTGGTCACCGCGCCACCCATCCACTAACACGCCAAGGAGGACACCCCGGGGCCAAACAGACCCCCGAGAGCCTGGGGACgaagaccagccagacaccaagCCAGACACCAAGCAGCGGGGGGCGCCCGCCAGCCCCGTCCCCAAACCGACAATACCCCAATAAGgccaaaacccccccaaaaaacagccaCCCCACCCAAACCCCAAAAACATTACCCCCTCCCCGCCAAACCCGGCCAGCGCTGCACCGAACACCACCAACCACATCACAGCTGCCCCGGAAGGGAAAGAG CCATcggcactttgggcaccccacCTCGCAAAACCCAAGAGGATTAGGCCCCACCCCCAAGCCGGCCTGCAGTAATGCCCCAGCACAACCCCCAGAGCAACTGACGAAGCAGATCTGCTGCTATCCGCCAAGGGGAACAGCCATGAGAGTGGGACAACAGAAGTTCCCCACAC ATACCACCCTCCCATCCTTGGTAGACAACTACATAGAGGCAGCTGAGCAAAAGCGCAGGGGCTGGCCCCATGCCCCGCACCAGATGATCCCAcacggcagccgagcaggagggcccggGCGGACCCCACCACCAGAGGCAGGGGAGACCGAGGGAGAACCAGTGCAACTGGCTTGTTTCTAA